CACCGTCATCCACCGGCCGGGCTTTAAGACCCGGTAGTACTCAGCAAAGCACTTCTCCATGAGCTCCTGGTATTCCCGGGGGCCTTTGCCCTGCACTTTGTTTTCAACGGCTTCTGGCTTATTGTTAGTAAAAACCCTGAGCCAGGCTTCCCAGAGGAAATTGAGCTCTGAGTACATGAGATTACCACCGAAGGGAGGGTCGGTGAAGATATAATCGATACAATCACTACCTAGCTTGGTAATATCCCCAGCGTCTTGGCATGATATAATGACTGAATTACTGTAAATAACAATATTCGATTTACTCTTGTATAACTTATTTAATAAGTCAATCTTATCTCTAACGAAGCGTAAGGGTTGATTTTCTTGATTAAGCGAAGAAATATATAATGTTCCCTTGATTATTCCACCCTTTCTGTTAGTTCTGAAACTGTACATCTTTGTATGGACTAAAGCACTGGCAGTCAAAAACCATTTAAAGAAGAGGTATAGTGATGATCTAGCTACTTTCTCCCGAAATGCTGCCAGTACCCACAAATTCCGCCTGGTGTAAAAATGGTGAACATGGGTAATCCCGAGAAGATCGTTTCTCCGAGATTCTTCTCCCTCCGGCATACGGTCGGTAGGATACCAGTACGGTATCTCGCTCTCCTCAATCTTCCGGATCAGTTCTAGATCGTACTGGTCGGGCTTCTTCTCAAACCGCTTATTGCCCACAGAATAGTTAATGAGAACCGGCACCTGGCGGGCGCGGGTTATGGTCTGCCCGATGTCCCGGTCAAACACCCTTTCCGTGGCCCTCTCCAGGGAACGCTTTGTGAGACCCGCCCCGCAGTGAGGGCAGGGAAAATCGTCCCTGACTTTACCTTCTTTTTTGTCTACCGCCACTTCCCAGAAGACAAGCTCCGCTGAACAATGGGGGCAGATAAACACGTCGGACCAGACGGTGTAGTTGATTTTACCCATGATGGGGTTGCCTCTTGCGTCTTTCTGAACTTTCCCGTCCACCACGTGCTGGGTCCGGTACATCCAGCCGCATTCTTTTTCCACTTCGTCCAGAATCCGCCGGGCTTCCCGCTCAAAGACTTGAACATCCACCGGTGTGTTGTAGTTGTAGGCAATGAAAGTGGCTGCCGGCGAAAGGTCGACGAGTATGGCCTTACGCGCTCCCAGCTTGGAGAAAGGCTGACCTTTTTCATCGAGGATAGTGCCATCATCCTGCACAATGTAACCCAGGGATTCTACGGTCTTGCGGTCAGCGCAGAGCTGCGCCGCAACGCCGGTCATGCCCGTGCCGCAGAAACCGTCAAAGACGATGTCTCCCGGCTCGGTGTAGTGGAGGATATAGCGCATGATGGCCCTGTGGGGCACCTTGGTGTGATACGAGTGTGCGTTGTAAATGGGGTCGTTCTTACCCTCCGATACATCCGCCGCAAAAGGCTGCCGGCGGTAAGCATCATTATACGGGTCAAAGGGCCTGCCGTGCTCTTTGAGAAAATCCCCGATGAACGGGTTCGGGCAGGCCGTGTAATAGGGCGGGTCGGAAAGGCTGATGATGTCCTCATCTTTAGCAATGGGGAATCCCTCGATATGTCTGACCCGGTCCAGGTGTTCTTTGGTAAGTTTGAACCGTTTGGTTTCCTGCACCTTTTTTCGCTCATCGGTTTCTTCAAACAGGGCATCCGGGAAAATCTGGTTTTCTTTTGCCACAAATCTTCACTCCTACCCCAATACTTTTGAAATTGATTCCGTCATCCACCATAAAGATTTGTCTTTACCCTTCTTTTCCACTTTTCTCGATCAGCGGCAAGCCGTGTTCAGCCTCCGTTGCCAGGCCCAGAGCCACCGGCCCTGGAAGTTCTACCTTATGTCGTTTTTCAATGCGCCGCTTATTCCCCACAAACCACTCGTACTGTGGATGATTGGGGTGTAACCTCTCTGTGGGGCGGGGATAATGAATGGGCAGATCCGATGGCGTTCTGAGCAAGGCCCGCAATTCGGCCAACAGGTTGTCAAACTTCGCACCGTAGCAAGTACGCATCTCCTCAAGAAAACCCTGCTTAAGTTGTGTTCCGTTCACGGATTGCCAGCCGGAATCCGGCTCAATGGATTTTAGGCGCGTTTCCCAATCTATGATTTCGATCTTGTTCACAGTTACCTTGACTGAACCAAAACCCAGCGGTTTGGCGTAACCCAGCCGGTGAAACATCCCTTCTTCCATTTCCAGGGCATAGAGCAGCGCGCCCAACTCCAGCCGATGCAGGTTTTCAAAGTCTACAGTAAAGGTGAACGTGGCCCCTGGCTTTAGCTCACCCACTACCGTGCGGTTCTGATCGCTTTTCTCTTCACTACGGTATTCTTCAGATTTCGCTTCACCATGATGGCGGTAGAATTTGCGTCCCCGCAACCGTGCATCGTCGGTGTCATACGTGACTGTCGGGTCGGGTTGACCCGTAGCATCGAGCAGATAGAAAGAAGTGGTGGTCGGCTTGGGAGTGGAAAGGATAGCCAGGGTGATTTCGTTCTCGGTTTCGTAATCTCCTGCAATTTCACCGTGGGAAAAGCGCACCCGCCCGGCGTAGGCGGTCCGCTCATCAGTGCCGGCTTCTCCTGCATTCTCGCGCACCCAGCCGAAAACCCGGCAGGCAGGGCAGAGAGTGTTATAATCCTGACAACGGCGTAAATGAGGCGGTAAAAAATTTTGACGAGGATATTTATATCTGATGCGGGGCATGCACACCGGTCGCAACATTTTTATTGTCATATGTCTGTCATTATCCTCGCACTGCGCATACACCAGGTCGCCTGCTCGTAATTCACGCCCTTCTTCTACGAAAGTGCTGGGATGAGGTACATCGTCTGTACTGTTGGGCCACCGCCGATTTCCCAGGCTTTCCACGGTCCTCTGATGATGTTTCCAGTATTCGCTCAGGTGATGGTTGTATTCCTTGACAACGTCAGTATCGCATCTACACAGATAAGAACTGGGAATTTGTTCTACCTCCGGTGGGTCAGGTTGCCGGTCATCCCAACGGAAGAAAAGCCTTTCATCGTGCTTATTTTCAATGTTTGGCCCGGTCAAATGCAGCCAGCCGTAAACCTTGACGTGCTGATCATCTTCGGTAAGCGATTCGTGTTCACGTACAGGTACAACTTTGGTGGCTTGAAAGGCGCGGAAACGGTTGCTTCGATGCGGCACAGGCTTTTTTGTAACCAATGCTGCCACACGCATACCATCATAAGCGCCTTCCGGCAATTTGCTCTGGGATGGATCAAATACTTGGTTCGTCTTCTGATCCAGAATCTTAGGAGGATAAGCTTTGCACACAATGCCAGCTCGAACTACGAAGGGAGATCCTGAAATGTCGACCGGAGCATTAACTGTACAATCCAGGAGTTCCAAGAGCGCCCCTTTTTCATCGAGTTCCACAACGCGAGCCGGTATCGTATCCTTCGGCGCATAAGACTTGCGATATTCAAGGGGATAAGGCTCGTCTTTCTGAAACACCACGAAACACGAATTCGTCACCGCTTCAAACACGGAGCGAATCATCCCGCGCAGGCTGCTGGCCGGCAGCGCCGGTTGGCCTTCGTACTGGAAGAAGCGGTAGGTCTTATGGCCGTTCTCTTCCTTCACAGCATGGGAATCGGAGACAAACAGCGGCGTTACCGCTTCCACTTTGCACTCGATGCGCCCGGTCAGGCCCACGTAGCGGTCATGGGTTGGTGGCAAGCAATTGCCCAGGATGTGGTTGTCCGGCCGCCGTTGTTCCAAATAACATATAAAGTTATAAGGGTTATGGAAGCGATAGCCGCTTGAGGGCGCTTCCAAAATCTTCAAGTTGCGAGCGCGCGGGCCTCTTTCTCCTTGCTCAATGTCGAATTCAACCCGAAGCCCCTCGGAAGGATCGGCTCCTTTCAGCCGCGAGAAATGGAAGAACACATCATCCCCGCCGCCGTCAGGTTGAATAAAACCGAACTGTTTTCCCGGGGGCAGTCTTTTAATCGTTCCTTTCGCCATGGTCGGCCTCCTTCCACTCGCTAAAGCCTTTATACCAGATAAACTCCACCCGGCCAGCGCGGCTGAACACCTGGTAATGAAGTTGGATTCGTCTTCCCGTGACCGGGTAGTTTAGTTTGGCTGCCGCCACCCGGCCTTCAGTCCAACCCTCGCCGTTCCACTCCCCCCAGAGCAACACCGTTTCGTTGTATGGGTGGAACGTCACTTGTGGGTGGTCTTTCCAGTAGTCTCGAGTACCGTACTCGTCTGGCGGAGGTTTAATGCCTGCGGGGCCGACAAAGTGCCAGTCAAAGGCCGTGCCGTTCCGGCGCAGCATCAGGTCGCCGCCCTCCCCGAAGATTCGCCCGCGCTCCAGCAAAGCAATGTTTTGCGGCAGCGTGCCTTCTTCAAAGGCAACCTCACTGACGTATTCCCATACCCGGAAGGGCATCTCCGCCAGATCCCACTGCTCAAGGAACTTCAGTAAGTCGCTCTCGGCGCACTGCCCGCCCAGGATGGTCAGATCGGACGGGGCGCACCGGGACCGGCACACCTCGTCAACTATTTTTTCGAAATCCACCCGCGGCCAGAGGTTCATTGCGCTCCTCCTTTCTTCACGGGGTATAGTTTGTCAACACGGCCAAAATAACTGTCTTCGGTCAGTTCGAGTTGCTCCGGACGTTGGAATTGCTTCACCGTTTCGTGAAAGGCATTGACCCATTCTTGAACCAGCAATGCCCACCCATCCATACCGGATGTCGCCGTCACAGTGGTATAGACGCCTGGTTTTTGGGACGCCAGGCCCAGCTGTGTCAAGCCCGGCGGGGCGTCTTCCGGCAGCAAATAGCCAAAGGTGGCGGTCCAACTAGTCAATTTGACCCGGCCAAAGCCTTTGGCGCCCCCAAAGCCCACGGTTAACCAGCCTTCGCTCAAGTCGCGGAGCACGAGCCACAGCCATCCCAATTCCCATTTCTCAGGGTTCTCCAGGTGCAGGCGCAAAGCGAAGGCTGGCCGCCACAAGGCCAGGGCGTCAAACTTGGCTCCCTCGGCCCCACCGCCGGTGAAGCGGTCGATTGCCAGAAAGTCCAACATCTTGAGCACTGGCCTGGACTGCTTCTCAGTTGGCTGATACGGTGCATCTTCCACAATCAGGCGGCTGCCAAGCCTGGGACTGCCGAACAGGCGGCAGGCCAGACAGAGCGAATCTGCGCTGACTTCGGCGCTAGTGGTAACACGGGCCTTTTTGAGCAGGCTGTCGCAACTTTCCAGCGGCAGTCTCTTTGCTTTATCATTGTCCCGAACGTTGGGATCGCACGCCGGGCAGCGGCGAAGGAAATCCTCTTTGCCAGCAGCTTGCAAAGTTGCAAGGGTCCGGGCCAGCCGCTCCGCGTGGAAGCGCAGTACGCCGCGCAGCCCGGCTCCGGTCAGCACGGGTTTTTGCCAATCCCCCCACTGTACCCGCAGCGGGGCGTGGTCAAAGCCGCTTGCTCCCGCCGCCAGAATGTCGTTGGTCAGCAGCGTACCCTCGGCTTGGAGGATCCCGGTCAACGAAAGCCAGCCGCGGGCCACAGCCTGTGATTTCCCGTTCCCAGTGGAGTATTTAATGAAGATAAGCCGCTCTTGAAGCCACCCATCAACTGGCTGAGCCTGCCGCCATGGCTCGTCGCTTTTCAAAAAGGCGAGCACCTGCTCCGGCGTGTCCAGGCATAAAGTCTTATATTGGAGGTTGTCTAATTTAAAAGCGCCCAGTCCGCGCGCCACCCGCCCGCCCAGCCAAAGACGCCCGGCCTCCCATTCGGCCAACCCGGCAGCCAGGAGCAATTCGTCTTCTGGGGTGGCGTCGCGCAGTTCCATCCTCAGTTCAAATTTAGCTCCGGCCGGCAGGACCTCTAGATCAAACTTCACCGCTCCGGCTCTTGCCGCCGTACCGCTCATACGGTCAATGCCCACGCCGTCACGGATCAGGGGGCAGGGCACAGTATCAACAGGGTGAGCATTGAAGACTAAAAGCCGCGAGGCCGCCGATGTGCTTCCCTCCTCGTCACCGGGATTTATATCGCCAAAGAGCCGGCAGACCGCGCAGTCACAGGATTTTCTCCAGTCTTCCTTTCTCTCGCTCAACGCCCTGCAAGGTTCTTGCCCCAAGCGGGGTGCCAGTCTTGTGAGCAAGGTGCGCAGTGCTCCAGCAATCGCTGTGCCGGAGATGAACGGTTGTCCCCCCGTGTCGCGCCGTACCAGCGCATCGGTCACATCATTACTCTCACCGCTGCCGATGTGGACGGCGGTGCGGGCCGTCAGCGTGGCAGTAATCACCCTGTACGTCATTGTGCACCTCCTTTTTCCTCTCGCGCCAACATGGTAATCCATTCGGCCAGGCGCTCGATGCCACGACGATGATGGTAAGCATCTTCTTTTCTTAGATATTCTAATGCTTCTCGGATCGCGTTGACGCCTTCCTTACCTGCTTTGGTGAAGAAGTTTTCTTTTGCGCGTTGACCGTACTCCTGCTTTCCAATGGCTGTGACCAGTTCCTTATCGGGCTGACCGAAAGCCTTTTCAGAAACATCCATTGCAGCCAGACGCTCGATTGCAGCCAGACGCTCGATTAATTCTTCGCAAGGAGTCTCGCTGTGCATGTATAACCAGCGGGCTAAAGCACCAAAACATTTATCAAATTGCTTATTATACTGTCGCTTAATTTTCATTAGCACAGACCGATGCTTCTCCAATTCATCTTCCCAACATTCCATTAAAGCTCCCCACTCACTCTCCCGATGACTGCGACCTAGCCACATCTGCGAGTCGAGCGGAATGGCACTCTCCCGGATGTTTTGGCGCTGCTCGTAAACCGGATGGTTGAAGGCTATGCGCCCGAAGCCTTCATTGCGACGCACGCCGATGCCCTCGGCTTCCAGCCGTTGCATCCACGCCTCCCAGTCGTCCGGCGGGTTTTTTAAGGATATCCGGGCCATCGAGCCGGCCACAAGGGCCAGATCACGCCAGCGCGGCAGGCCCAGAGTGGCGTTGAAACCATCCACCATCCTTGTCCGCGCGTAGGCGTCATGTATTTCCACTGGTCCCAGCCCCAAAGCCGCTTCCAGCCAATCTTCCGTAAAAGCCGTAGGCTGCTGTCCCCATGAATTGACAATGATGGTATCTGTCAACAAAGTTAGAGTGAATGGCTTTGCCGGGTCGACTTCGCGTTGTTCTAAGGGCCATTGAATCCAAGTCTGGGGGCGGTCGTCGCAGCGTTCCAGCCAGGCGGTAACCTTGCCGTAACCGCGCTGCCGCCCCTTACCCAGCCACCAGGTTAGCGGCGTTTTTTCGGCAATGCCGATCATCTCCTGCAAGCGTTGCCAGACGGCTTCGCCGGCGCAGAGCAATTCGCCCACAAAATACTGCCCGGTGCTCAGCACGGTATACCCATACAGGTCGCCTTTGGCCACCCGCTGCGTTTCCCTGTTGATGCGAATGTGCATTTCGGTAGACCGTGGGGGCGAAAATGTGTATGACTCCCTTTTTAAAATCACAAACTCCCCAACTGGTTCCAGCCGTTTACCACATTTAGGATTAGGGCACTTGTTATGCACCCAGGCCGGATAAGCACCGTGTCCCTCGCTTTCTTCTTGAAACGGCACTATACTGCACGTCCAAAGAGGTAGCGGGGCGGGAATGGCGGGGTAGAGGTGGTTATTAAGAAAGTAGGCCGGATACAGCACCGGGAAAGTGACGCCGCCGCGCAAGAATAAGTACACAAAATCATGGTAAATCTCGGGGTCAGCTAGATTGAAAAATTCAGCGGCTCTCCCCGCCAGCGCGCCCTGCAGTATACTGCCGGGGATGAAAGGGCGGGTGTCAAACCGATTGCCGGCAGAAGCGCGCTGGGCAATCAACAACGGCTCATCCAGGCGGACGATTACCCTAATTCGCACTACCGCTTCCCTTGGGGCATTGACGGTTTGGATATCAGATTTGATGGCGGGCTTTGTGACCTCTGAAGGGTTGCCCTGCAGCCATAAGCGGTCAAAACGCTCCAGGAACCACTCCTCCCAGGACTGATCGGCCAGCTTTTGGGCCTCATCCACTCCGGCCACATCGATTAAATGAATGACACACTCCCCAAGGCCGCGCCGCCGGGAGCGCCCCAGCTGGCGTACATTTCGCGCCGCCGCTACTAAAAACGCCGCTTCATCCAGGGCGGCATCATCGTTGCGGGGGCACGTCACGGTGAAGCAAAACTCCTGACCGGCAGCTCCTTCCTCTTGGGAGAACAACTTCTGCGGCTCGACCCGGCGCGTACGGGGGTCAATGCGCACTCTCCAGGCGGCCTGCGCGTCTGCGGACCGTTTTTCTACCGGAAGCGCCGAGGAAATCCGCCAGCGCTTGGCCTGCGCCGGTTTGCCGAACAGCCGCTCAAGGATCTCGTCCGTGGGGTGCTTTGTCAACGGCGGAAGCTTAAGCAGCCGGTAAGCCCCGTCGCGCAGCAACCCGGCTGCTGTACTGCCCCGCAGCACCGGTGTGCCGTCGGCCTCCCGCAGCAGGGCAGAATCCAGGTTGAAGCCCGTCCCGTATCCCGCGCCGATGTGATAGTTGGATTTCAACCTGATTACAAAAGTCAGCGTGAGCATTTTTATCCCTCCTCGTAGTCCCGGCGCGATTTGTCCAGGCTCAAAGCGAAGTCCCAGGCGTCCAGGAGATCGGGGAGGCCATGCCCGTACCAGAGATCTTGATAGCGGATCACTTGGCGCCAATAACCCTTTTCGCTGCCCCCCAGCAACTCAAGGGCCGCCCTCACCGTTACATCCGGGCCTTGAGCACTTCTCTGCTCAATGCGCATTACCAATTGCTCCAGTTTGATCTGCCAGCGAACCAGCTTATCGGGATCCAAAGAATCTGGTCGGTTTGGGGTATCGTAAAGGTCTTTCAGATCAGAGAGTCGCTTTTGGGGGCAAGCACGCAGATTCCAACGCTGGTCAATCAACTGTTTAACCGGAAGACCCCACTCATCTCCCTCATCAATTATCCAATAGGGACGCAAGGTAGACCGCACCTCACCTCTTTGCGACTTGGACACCAGGCGCCCACCCCGTACGACCTCAAAGTCGAGCACCGAACAGGGTTGCCCAATATCAAGAAACCACCGCTGTTTGCTGAGCCGCTTCGCCTCTTTCAACCTTACCTCGCCGGCTGTGTGCGCCAGGGCGTAGGGGTGCTTGCTTTTACAAATCACCACTGCTACAGAGACAGTAGGCCGGGGCACCCCATCGCTAAGTCCCACGCGCTTTAGCAGGTCTATCATTTCATCCTCGTAAGCCTGACAGAAACACCGGGCAAAATCCAACGCCCACCGAGCGGGTAGTAGGGCAAACAGATCGTCTCCACCCAGAATAAGTGGAAGCAAAGGAATAAAATTTGGGCGGTTATCTAACTGGTTTTTCTCCATTATTTTTTGGGTTGGTCTGGCCAATGCCCGGCGGATTGCCTGGATCAACCCCTTAGATAATGCGCGCATCTGCTCAGGACTCTGGCACTTGCCGAACACCTCGCCCATAGAGTTGCCATCGGCCAGCAGGTAGGCCACGTAGCGCCGCGGATCGTAATCGGCTATATCCTCCAATGGATCTTTTTCTGATCTCTCCCGGCGTTTTTTCTTGCCGGGCCAATCAGCCTGGATGAGACGTGCTTCCCCCACCACTTCTTGGTAGCAATCTTTCAGAAAATCACCCAGCGTATCTATGTTTTCTCGCTCAGCACTTTTATTCAGGCACGAAGTACACACATATTGCGGTTTTTCGCCCTCATGATAAACTTGATGTGCTACGGCCAATCCCACACCGCACGAAGAACAGAACGCCATATACGGCAAATGCTCCTGGCTCTGCCAGCCTTCGCCCCTGTTTTTGGCCTGCCGCAAATTTTCTTCGGCCTGTTCACTGGCTTTAG
Above is a window of Bacillota bacterium DNA encoding:
- a CDS encoding TIGR03986 family CRISPR-associated RAMP protein, whose amino-acid sequence is MAKGTIKRLPPGKQFGFIQPDGGGDDVFFHFSRLKGADPSEGLRVEFDIEQGERGPRARNLKILEAPSSGYRFHNPYNFICYLEQRRPDNHILGNCLPPTHDRYVGLTGRIECKVEAVTPLFVSDSHAVKEENGHKTYRFFQYEGQPALPASSLRGMIRSVFEAVTNSCFVVFQKDEPYPLEYRKSYAPKDTIPARVVELDEKGALLELLDCTVNAPVDISGSPFVVRAGIVCKAYPPKILDQKTNQVFDPSQSKLPEGAYDGMRVAALVTKKPVPHRSNRFRAFQATKVVPVREHESLTEDDQHVKVYGWLHLTGPNIENKHDERLFFRWDDRQPDPPEVEQIPSSYLCRCDTDVVKEYNHHLSEYWKHHQRTVESLGNRRWPNSTDDVPHPSTFVEEGRELRAGDLVYAQCEDNDRHMTIKMLRPVCMPRIRYKYPRQNFLPPHLRRCQDYNTLCPACRVFGWVRENAGEAGTDERTAYAGRVRFSHGEIAGDYETENEITLAILSTPKPTTTSFYLLDATGQPDPTVTYDTDDARLRGRKFYRHHGEAKSEEYRSEEKSDQNRTVVGELKPGATFTFTVDFENLHRLELGALLYALEMEEGMFHRLGYAKPLGFGSVKVTVNKIEIIDWETRLKSIEPDSGWQSVNGTQLKQGFLEEMRTCYGAKFDNLLAELRALLRTPSDLPIHYPRPTERLHPNHPQYEWFVGNKRRIEKRHKVELPGPVALGLATEAEHGLPLIEKSGKEG
- a CDS encoding RAMP superfamily CRISPR-associated protein, translating into MTYRVITATLTARTAVHIGSGESNDVTDALVRRDTGGQPFISGTAIAGALRTLLTRLAPRLGQEPCRALSERKEDWRKSCDCAVCRLFGDINPGDEEGSTSAASRLLVFNAHPVDTVPCPLIRDGVGIDRMSGTAARAGAVKFDLEVLPAGAKFELRMELRDATPEDELLLAAGLAEWEAGRLWLGGRVARGLGAFKLDNLQYKTLCLDTPEQVLAFLKSDEPWRQAQPVDGWLQERLIFIKYSTGNGKSQAVARGWLSLTGILQAEGTLLTNDILAAGASGFDHAPLRVQWGDWQKPVLTGAGLRGVLRFHAERLARTLATLQAAGKEDFLRRCPACDPNVRDNDKAKRLPLESCDSLLKKARVTTSAEVSADSLCLACRLFGSPRLGSRLIVEDAPYQPTEKQSRPVLKMLDFLAIDRFTGGGAEGAKFDALALWRPAFALRLHLENPEKWELGWLWLVLRDLSEGWLTVGFGGAKGFGRVKLTSWTATFGYLLPEDAPPGLTQLGLASQKPGVYTTVTATSGMDGWALLVQEWVNAFHETVKQFQRPEQLELTEDSYFGRVDKLYPVKKGGAQ
- a CDS encoding RAMP superfamily CRISPR-associated protein, whose product is MLTLTFVIRLKSNYHIGAGYGTGFNLDSALLREADGTPVLRGSTAAGLLRDGAYRLLKLPPLTKHPTDEILERLFGKPAQAKRWRISSALPVEKRSADAQAAWRVRIDPRTRRVEPQKLFSQEEGAAGQEFCFTVTCPRNDDAALDEAAFLVAAARNVRQLGRSRRRGLGECVIHLIDVAGVDEAQKLADQSWEEWFLERFDRLWLQGNPSEVTKPAIKSDIQTVNAPREAVVRIRVIVRLDEPLLIAQRASAGNRFDTRPFIPGSILQGALAGRAAEFFNLADPEIYHDFVYLFLRGGVTFPVLYPAYFLNNHLYPAIPAPLPLWTCSIVPFQEESEGHGAYPAWVHNKCPNPKCGKRLEPVGEFVILKRESYTFSPPRSTEMHIRINRETQRVAKGDLYGYTVLSTGQYFVGELLCAGEAVWQRLQEMIGIAEKTPLTWWLGKGRQRGYGKVTAWLERCDDRPQTWIQWPLEQREVDPAKPFTLTLLTDTIIVNSWGQQPTAFTEDWLEAALGLGPVEIHDAYARTRMVDGFNATLGLPRWRDLALVAGSMARISLKNPPDDWEAWMQRLEAEGIGVRRNEGFGRIAFNHPVYEQRQNIRESAIPLDSQMWLGRSHRESEWGALMECWEDELEKHRSVLMKIKRQYNKQFDKCFGALARWLYMHSETPCEELIERLAAIERLAAMDVSEKAFGQPDKELVTAIGKQEYGQRAKENFFTKAGKEGVNAIREALEYLRKEDAYHHRRGIERLAEWITMLAREEKGGAQ